The following proteins come from a genomic window of Pelmatolapia mariae isolate MD_Pm_ZW linkage group LG17, Pm_UMD_F_2, whole genome shotgun sequence:
- the bcar3 gene encoding breast cancer anti-estrogen resistance protein 3 isoform X3, translated as MSERCNLKALTAALCCFYHKNSVIGAKFSRDQFILDCPSEKLRKELEEELKMDCEEPRSHAWYHGSIPRQVAENLVQRDGDFLIRDSLSLPGSYVLTCQWRNTAQHFKINKKVVMLNEAYSRVEYRLDREGFDSIPALIRYYVGNRKPVSQVVGAIIFQPINRGLPLRCLEEKHGLSSSHRERLMSQERRNQKRLSLNITNGHTYDNTQATHDSTHCQDNGIARGSQLRLKDRCGSQPASLNQVQERRHPLKAHQSESFLPLGSKPQPLQTPDSLLPSPNSKSPVFRTGSEPLLSPSFPRRSAEPLAGQAIRGSDSQLCPKPPPKPSKVPLARLAHSSCPQARVPSSSSSNLTDTSCVSPRLGAPPQEPRRVETPDSSWASGATAGPPVPPVKPLKLQHLRLPADSCCSSGSLVSPADAAKCPDSETITGQGERLQPSPADPRSCSPLEWESSNSPNPITDHSREAQLTLCSYVERLKREGETGKEEEEVAGDRSSYHHAIAALENTSEEEDEDAGKDEEKDKRRKKERSSFQRPVIETESMFRPAEFESRLLPLENKPLEMAVLKRAKELVLSHNHHSLARHLLMADCQVARILGVTPELKGQMGVTSGLELVTLPHGRQLRLDLMERHHTMAIAVAVDILGCTGSVEERASTLNRLILVAIELKDTVGDLFAFTALMKALDLPQISRLEETWTTLRRNFTQTAISYEKTLKPFYKNLYEGTASSPPVVCVPLLLPLLTLMERPSIAPDGVELWETSDQGCDIMLRHLEAARNVARNAHGYTANAQKILQGFQCDDDLLEVFKTDFQLRLLWGSRGATVNQSDRYNKFNLILTALSRKLEPPSTTPTII; from the exons TTCTCCAGAGATCAGTTCATCCTGGACTGTCCTTCAGAGAAACTTCGCAAGGAGCTCGAGGAAGAACTGAAGATGGACTGCGAGGAGCCGAGAAGTCACGCGTGGTACCACGGATCGATTCCCAGACAG gttgCAGAAAACCTGGTGCAGCGAGATGGAGACTTCCTGATCCGTGATTCGCTGTCTTTACCAGGAAGTTACGTTCTCACATGCCAATGGCGAAACACTGCTCAGCACTTTAAAATTAACAAGAAG GTCGTGATGCTGAATGAAGCTTACTCCAGAGTTGAGTACCGCCTAGACAGAGAAGGGTTCGACAGTATCCCTGCACTCATCAGATACTATGTTGGCAACAGAAAACCTGTCTCACAG GTGGTAGGGGCCATCATCTTCCAGCCAATCAACCGAGGGCTGCCGCTGCGCTGCTTAGAGGAAAAGCACGGACTGTCGAGCAGTCACCGGGAGAGGCTGATGTCGCAGGAGAGGCGGAACCAGAAACGCCTCAGCCTCAATATTACCAACGGACACACATACGACAACACACAGGCCACGCACGACAGCACACACTGCCAGGACAATGGTATTGCCCGAGGCAGCCAGCTCAG GTTGAAGGATCGCTGCGGCAGCCAACCAGCAAGTCTCAATCAAGTCCAGGAGCGGCGACACCCACTCAAGGCGCACCAATCAGAAAGCTTCCTTCCTCTTG GATCCAAACCGCAGCCCCTGCAGACACCTGACTCACTCCTTCCCAGCCCAAACTCCAAGTCGCCGGTGTTTCGGACAGGCAGCGAGCCACTGCTGAGCCCATCTTTCCCACGGAGATCAGCAGAGCCTCTAGCAG GCCAAGCGATCCGGGGCTCTGACAGCCAGCTGTGTCCTAAACCGCCTCCCAAACCCAGCAAGGTTCCTCTGGCTAGGCTGGCTCACTCCTCTTGTCCTCAGGCTAGAGTtccctcctccagctcctcaaACCTCACAGACACCTCCTGTGTCTCTCCCAGACTGGGTGCACCTCCACAGGAGCCCAGACGTGTAGAAACCCCTGATTCTTCCTGGGCGAGTGGAG CCACTGCAGGCCCTCCTGTTCCTCCAGTGAAGCCCCTGAAATTGCAACATCTACGGCTGCCTGCAGActcctgctgctcctctggGTCTCTAGTTTCACCTGCTGATGCTGCTAAGTGTCCCGATTCAGAGACAATAACAGGACAGGGTGAAAGACTGCAGCCCAGCCCTGCAGACCCCAGGTCCTGCAGCCCTCTGGAGTGGGAATCGTCAAACTCTCCTAACCCCATCACAGACCACAGCCGTGAAGCTCAGCTAACACTCTGCAGCTATGTGGAGAGACTGAAGAGAGAAGGGGAGACggggaaagaggaggaagaggtggcAGGAGACAGAAGCTCCTACCATCATGCTATCGCAGCCTTGGAAAACACCAGtgaagaagaggatgaagatgcagggaaagacgaggagaaagataagaggaggaaaaaagagaggagtAGTTTTCAGCGACCTGTCATAGAGACGGAGTCCATGTTCAGGCCAGCAGAGTTCGAATCACGACTTCTGCCTCTAGAAAACAAACCACTGGAGATGGCGGTTCTGAAGAGAGCAAAGGAGCTGGTGCTCAGCCACAATCACCACAGCCTAGCCAGACACCTGCTGATGGCTGACTgccag GTTGCCAGGATACTGGGAGTGACTCCAGAGCTTAAAGGTCAAATGGGCGTGACCTCCGGTCTGGAGCTGGTGACACTGCCGCATGGTCGTCAGCTGAGGTTGGACCTGATGGAAAG GCACCACACCATGGCAATAGCTGTTGCTGTTGATATTCTGGGATGTACAGGTAGCGTGGAGGAGCGGGCTTCCACTTTAAATCGGCTCATTCTGGTTGCTATAGAGCTGAAGGACACGGTTGGTGACCTGTTTGCTTTCACAGCCCTGATGAAAGCTCTGGACTTGCCTCAG ATCAGTCGTTTGGAGGAAACATGGACGACTCTACGAAGGAACTTCACACAAACCGCTATCAGCTACGAGAAAACACTCAAGCCTTTCTACAAGAATCTGTACGAAGGCACCG CCTCCTCTCCTCCGGTGGTCTGTGTGCCCCTTCTCCTGCCACTCCTCACGCTGATGGAGCGTCCTTCAATTGCACCTGACGGGGTGGAGCTCTGGGAGACCAGCGACCAGGGCTGTGACATCATGCTGCGCCACCTGGAGGCTGCACGCAACGTTGCACGCAATGCGCACGGCTACACTGCCAATGCGCAGAAGATCTTACAAG GGTTTCAGTGTGACGACGATCTGCTCGAAGTGTTTAAGACAGACTTTCAGCTGCGACTGCTCTGGGGAAGTCGCGGAGCTACGGTCAACCAATCAGATCGCTACAACAAATTCAACCTCATCCTCACTGCGTTGTCACGGAAACTGGAGCCTCCATCTACAACACCAACCATAATCTGA